A window from Pseudomonas moraviensis encodes these proteins:
- the fliJ gene encoding flagellar export protein FliJ: MAVSRAARLAPVVEMAEKAEKAAVQRLGYFQGQVKVAESKLADLNAFRLDYSQQWIVRGSTGVTGQWLLGFQGFLAQLDTAVDQQRQSLVWHQNKLDKAREEWQQAFARVEGLRKLVQRYREEAQRLEDKREQKLLDELSQRLPRRDAF, translated from the coding sequence ATGGCCGTCAGCCGAGCAGCGCGCCTGGCACCGGTGGTGGAAATGGCCGAGAAGGCCGAAAAAGCCGCCGTGCAACGACTGGGCTATTTCCAGGGTCAGGTCAAAGTTGCGGAAAGCAAACTGGCCGACCTCAATGCCTTTCGTCTGGATTACTCGCAGCAATGGATCGTGCGCGGCAGCACCGGCGTGACCGGGCAGTGGCTGCTGGGTTTTCAGGGCTTTCTGGCGCAACTCGACACCGCCGTCGATCAGCAACGGCAGAGCCTGGTCTGGCACCAGAACAAGCTCGACAAAGCGCGTGAGGAATGGCAACAGGCATTCGCCCGGGTTGAAGGGCTACGCAAGCTGGTGCAACGTTATCGCGAAGAGGCGCAACGCCTTGAGGACAAACGCGAGCAGAAGCTGCTGGATGAACTGTCGCAGCGTTTGCCGCGGCGTGATGCCTTCTAA
- the fliI gene encoding flagellar protein export ATPase FliI has product MRLERTSFAKRLSTYAEATEIAGAPILEGRLLRMVGLTLEAEGLRAAMGTRCMVINDDSYHPSQVEAEVMGFSGSKVFLMPVGSVAGIAPGARVVPLADTGRLPMGMSMLGRVLDGAGRALDGKGGMKAEDWVPMDGPTINPLNRDPISVPLDVGIRCINGLLTVGRGQRLGLFAGTGVGKSVLLGMMTRFTEADIIVVGLIGERGREVKEFIEHILGEEGLKRSVVVASPADDAPLMRMRAAMYCTRIAEYFRDKGKNVLLLMDSLTRFAQAQREIALAIGEPPATKGYPPSVFAKLPKLVERAGNAEKGGGSITAFYTVLSEGDDQQDPIADSARGVLDGHIVLSRRLAEEGHYPAIDIEASISRVMPAVVSPEHMQRAQYFKQLWSRYQQSRDLISVGAYVAGGDRETDLAISLQPQLVRYQRQGLNDKITMGESQAYLETLFAPAAGG; this is encoded by the coding sequence ATGCGCCTTGAACGCACCAGCTTCGCCAAGCGCCTGAGCACCTACGCCGAGGCCACCGAGATTGCCGGCGCGCCGATCCTTGAAGGTCGACTGCTGCGCATGGTCGGTCTGACCCTGGAAGCCGAAGGGCTGCGCGCCGCCATGGGCACCCGCTGCATGGTGATCAATGACGACAGCTATCACCCGTCCCAGGTGGAAGCGGAAGTCATGGGTTTCTCCGGCAGCAAAGTCTTTCTGATGCCGGTCGGCAGCGTCGCCGGCATCGCCCCGGGCGCCCGCGTGGTGCCGCTGGCCGACACCGGTCGGCTGCCGATGGGCATGAGCATGCTCGGCCGAGTACTCGACGGCGCCGGCCGCGCGCTGGACGGCAAGGGCGGCATGAAAGCCGAAGACTGGGTGCCGATGGACGGCCCGACAATCAACCCGCTCAACCGTGACCCGATCAGCGTGCCGCTGGACGTCGGCATCCGTTGCATCAACGGTTTGCTGACTGTCGGCCGTGGCCAGCGTCTCGGTCTGTTCGCCGGTACCGGTGTCGGTAAATCCGTGCTGTTGGGCATGATGACCCGCTTCACCGAGGCCGACATCATCGTCGTCGGCCTGATCGGTGAACGTGGTCGCGAAGTTAAAGAATTCATCGAGCACATCCTTGGTGAGGAAGGCCTCAAGCGTTCGGTGGTAGTCGCCTCGCCAGCGGACGATGCGCCGTTGATGCGTATGCGCGCGGCGATGTATTGCACGCGCATCGCCGAGTATTTCCGCGACAAGGGCAAGAACGTTCTGCTGCTGATGGACTCGCTGACCCGTTTCGCCCAGGCCCAGCGGGAAATCGCTTTGGCCATCGGCGAACCGCCGGCGACCAAAGGCTATCCGCCCTCGGTGTTCGCCAAACTGCCGAAACTGGTGGAGCGCGCCGGTAACGCGGAGAAGGGCGGCGGTTCGATCACGGCGTTCTACACCGTTCTGTCCGAAGGCGATGACCAGCAGGATCCGATTGCCGACTCGGCGCGGGGCGTGCTCGACGGCCACATCGTGCTGTCGCGGCGCCTGGCTGAGGAAGGTCACTATCCGGCGATCGACATCGAAGCCTCGATCAGCCGGGTCATGCCGGCGGTGGTTTCGCCGGAGCACATGCAGCGTGCGCAGTACTTCAAGCAGTTGTGGTCGCGCTATCAGCAGAGCCGCGATCTGATCAGCGTCGGCGCTTACGTCGCCGGCGGTGATCGCGAGACCGATCTGGCGATTTCCCTGCAGCCGCAACTGGTCAGGTATCAGCGCCAGGGCCTCAACGACAAAATCACCATGGGTGAAAGCCAGGCCTACCTGGAAACCCTGTTCGCCCCAGCGGCGGGCGGGTAA
- the fliH gene encoding flagellar assembly protein FliH, protein MDKPDESVTDLIRARDVRGFESWAMPSFDPPKPEPEPEPEPEPPEMEEVPLEEVQPLTLEELESIRQEAYNEGFAIGEKEGFHSTTLKVRQEAETALAAKIASLELLMGNLFEPIAEQDTQIEKSLVDLVQHITRQVIKRELAIDSTQIEHVMRDALKLLPLGVENVRLYVNPQDFAQVKALRERHEETWRIVEDESLLPGGCRVETEHSRIDASVESRVTQVMAKLFDQLHEQALHPATPDLSLEIPQDTPAPVDSDEPRADASDAP, encoded by the coding sequence ATGGATAAGCCTGACGAGTCTGTGACGGATCTGATCCGCGCCCGCGATGTTCGTGGCTTCGAATCCTGGGCGATGCCCAGCTTCGATCCGCCGAAACCGGAACCCGAACCTGAGCCGGAACCCGAACCGCCGGAAATGGAAGAAGTGCCGCTGGAAGAAGTCCAGCCACTGACTCTGGAAGAACTCGAAAGCATCCGTCAGGAGGCTTACAACGAGGGCTTTGCCATTGGCGAAAAGGAAGGTTTTCACAGCACCACGCTGAAGGTGCGTCAGGAAGCCGAAACAGCGCTGGCGGCGAAAATCGCCAGCCTTGAGCTGTTGATGGGCAACCTGTTCGAGCCGATCGCTGAGCAAGACACACAGATTGAAAAGTCGCTGGTCGACCTCGTGCAGCACATCACCAGACAGGTGATCAAGCGCGAACTGGCCATCGATTCGACGCAGATCGAACACGTCATGCGCGATGCCCTCAAGCTGTTGCCGCTGGGCGTGGAAAACGTCCGCCTGTACGTCAATCCGCAGGACTTCGCCCAGGTCAAAGCCCTGCGCGAACGCCACGAAGAAACCTGGCGCATCGTCGAAGACGAGTCGCTGTTGCCGGGCGGCTGCCGGGTTGAAACCGAGCACAGTCGCATCGATGCCAGCGTCGAATCGCGGGTGACTCAGGTCATGGCCAAACTGTTCGACCAGTTGCACGAACAAGCGTTGCACCCGGCGACGCCTGACCTGAGCCTGGAAATTCCTCAAGACACCCCAGCGCCTGTCGACTCCGACGAGCCGCGCGCGGACGCCAGCGATGCGCCTTGA
- the fliG gene encoding flagellar motor switch protein FliG, which translates to MSDNRAAAVKLTKVDKAAILLLSLGSTDAAQVLRHMGPKEVQRVGVAMAQMGNVHREQVEQVMSEFVDIVGDQTSLGVGSDDYVRKMLTQALGEDKANGLIDRILLGGNTSGLDSLKWMEPRAVADVIRYEHPQIQAIVVAYLDPDQAGEVLGNFDHKVRLDIILRVSSLNTVQPAALKELNQILEKQFSGNSNASRTTLGGIKRAADIMNFLDSSIEGQLMDSIREVDEDLSGQIEDLMFVFNNLADVDDRGIQALLREVSSDVLVLALKGSDEGVKEKIFKNMSKRAAELLRDDLEAKGPVRVSDVETAQKEILTIARRMAEAGEIVLGGKGGEEMI; encoded by the coding sequence ATGAGTGATAACCGAGCCGCCGCCGTCAAACTGACCAAGGTCGACAAAGCCGCGATTCTGCTGCTGTCCCTGGGTTCGACCGATGCCGCGCAAGTGCTGCGCCACATGGGCCCCAAAGAGGTTCAGCGCGTTGGCGTGGCCATGGCGCAGATGGGCAACGTGCACCGCGAGCAGGTCGAGCAGGTGATGAGCGAGTTCGTCGACATCGTCGGCGATCAGACCAGCCTCGGCGTCGGTTCCGACGACTACGTGCGCAAGATGCTCACCCAGGCCCTGGGCGAAGACAAGGCCAACGGCCTGATCGACCGCATCCTGCTCGGTGGCAACACCAGCGGCCTCGACAGTCTGAAATGGATGGAGCCGCGCGCCGTCGCCGACGTCATCCGTTACGAACACCCGCAGATCCAGGCGATCGTGGTCGCGTACCTCGACCCGGATCAGGCCGGTGAAGTGCTCGGCAACTTCGACCATAAGGTGCGTCTGGACATCATCCTGCGCGTTTCGTCGTTGAACACCGTGCAGCCGGCAGCCTTGAAAGAACTCAACCAGATTCTCGAGAAACAGTTCTCCGGCAACTCGAACGCCTCGCGCACCACCCTGGGTGGCATCAAGCGTGCGGCCGACATCATGAACTTCCTCGACAGCTCGATCGAAGGCCAGCTCATGGACTCGATCCGCGAAGTCGACGAAGACCTGTCCGGTCAGATCGAAGACCTCATGTTCGTCTTCAACAACCTTGCCGACGTCGATGACCGTGGCATTCAGGCGCTGTTGCGCGAAGTCTCTTCCGATGTGCTGGTACTGGCCCTCAAGGGCTCGGACGAAGGCGTCAAGGAAAAGATCTTCAAGAACATGTCCAAGCGTGCCGCCGAACTGTTGCGCGACGACCTCGAGGCCAAAGGCCCGGTGCGCGTCAGCGATGTCGAAACCGCGCAGAAGGAAATCCTCACCATCGCCCGTCGTATGGCCGAAGCCGGCGAGATCGTGCTCGGTGGCAAGGGCGGCGAGGAAATGATCTAA
- the fliF gene encoding flagellar basal-body MS-ring/collar protein FliF, whose translation MAEAVADNVPAKATPIDGKPPLFGLSFLENLSQMTVLRQVGLLVGLAASVAIGFAVVLWSQQPDYRPLYGSLAGLDAKQVMETLAAADIPYNVEPNSGALLVKADDLSRARMKLAAAGVTPSDGNIGFEILDKEQGLGTSQFMEATRYRRGLEGELARTISSLNNVKGARVHLAIPKSSVFVRDERKPSASVLVELYSGRSLEPGQVVAIINLVATSVPELSKSQITVVDQKGNLLSDQAENSEMTMAGKQFDYSRRMESMLTQRVHNILQPVLGNDRYKAEVSADIDFNAVESTAEQFNPDQPALRSEQSVNEQRTASNGPQGVPGALSNQPPSPASAPQTTGGTAAPAGMIQPGQPLVDANGQQIMDPATGQPMLAPYPADKRQQSTKNFELDRSISHTKQQQGRLNRLSVSVVVDDQVKINPANGETSRAPWSADELARFTRLVQDAVGFDASRGDSVSVINMPFSAERGEVIADIPFYSQPWFWDIVKQVLGVLFILVLVFGVLRPVLNNITGGGKGKELAGLGSDVELGGMGGLDGDLANDRVSLGGPQSILLPSPSEGYDAQLNAIKSLVAEDPGRVAQVVKEWINADE comes from the coding sequence ATGGCAGAAGCAGTCGCTGATAACGTTCCGGCCAAGGCCACCCCGATCGACGGCAAACCGCCGCTGTTCGGCCTGTCCTTTCTGGAAAACCTTTCCCAGATGACCGTGCTGCGTCAGGTCGGCCTGTTGGTCGGCCTGGCTGCGAGCGTGGCGATTGGCTTTGCCGTGGTGCTGTGGTCGCAGCAGCCGGATTACCGTCCACTGTACGGCAGCCTTGCCGGCCTGGACGCCAAGCAGGTCATGGAAACCCTGGCCGCCGCTGACATTCCCTACAACGTAGAACCCAATTCCGGCGCCTTGCTGGTCAAGGCCGACGACCTGTCCCGTGCGCGGATGAAACTCGCTGCCGCTGGTGTCACTCCCAGCGACGGCAACATCGGTTTCGAAATCCTCGACAAGGAACAGGGTCTGGGCACCAGCCAGTTCATGGAAGCGACCCGTTATCGTCGCGGCCTCGAAGGCGAACTGGCGCGCACCATCTCCAGCCTGAACAACGTCAAGGGTGCCCGCGTGCACCTGGCAATTCCGAAGAGTTCGGTGTTCGTCCGTGACGAGCGCAAGCCGAGCGCTTCGGTACTGGTCGAGCTGTATAGCGGGCGTTCGCTGGAGCCGGGTCAGGTGGTAGCGATCATCAACCTGGTCGCGACGTCCGTGCCTGAGTTGAGCAAATCGCAGATCACCGTCGTCGATCAGAAGGGCAATCTGCTCTCCGATCAGGCGGAGAACTCGGAAATGACCATGGCCGGCAAGCAGTTCGATTACAGCCGCCGCATGGAAAGCATGCTCACCCAACGCGTGCACAACATTCTGCAGCCGGTATTGGGCAATGATCGCTACAAAGCGGAAGTCTCCGCCGACATCGATTTCAATGCCGTGGAATCGACTGCCGAGCAGTTCAACCCGGACCAACCGGCGTTGCGCAGCGAGCAGTCGGTCAACGAACAACGCACCGCCAGCAATGGCCCGCAAGGTGTGCCGGGTGCCCTGAGCAACCAGCCACCGTCGCCAGCCTCGGCGCCGCAGACCACCGGTGGCACCGCCGCACCGGCCGGCATGATCCAGCCGGGTCAGCCACTGGTTGACGCCAACGGTCAGCAGATCATGGACCCGGCCACCGGCCAGCCGATGCTCGCGCCGTATCCGGCCGACAAGCGTCAACAATCGACGAAGAACTTCGAGCTCGACCGTTCGATCAGCCACACCAAACAGCAACAGGGCCGTCTCAATCGCCTGTCGGTGTCGGTGGTGGTCGATGATCAGGTCAAGATCAACCCGGCCAACGGTGAAACCAGCCGTGCGCCGTGGAGCGCCGACGAATTGGCGCGCTTCACGCGTCTGGTGCAGGACGCCGTCGGTTTCGACGCCAGCCGTGGTGACAGCGTCAGCGTGATCAACATGCCGTTCTCCGCCGAGCGCGGTGAAGTGATTGCCGATATTCCGTTCTACTCCCAGCCATGGTTCTGGGACATCGTCAAACAAGTGCTGGGTGTGCTGTTCATCCTCGTGCTGGTGTTTGGTGTGCTGCGTCCGGTGCTCAACAACATCACCGGCGGTGGCAAAGGCAAGGAGCTGGCCGGTCTGGGCAGCGACGTGGAACTCGGTGGCATGGGCGGCCTGGACGGCGACCTGGCCAACGACCGCGTGAGCCTCGGTGGTCCGCAGAGCATTCTGTTGCCGAGCCCGAGCGAGGGTTATGACGCGCAGCTGAATGCAATCAAGAGTCTGGTAGCTGAAGACCCGGGTCGCGTGGCTCAGGTCGTAAAAGAGTGGATTAACGCAGATGAGTGA
- the fliE gene encoding flagellar hook-basal body complex protein FliE, with protein MSQGIEFNRLMMDMQAMKVDAMSARKSTAAVPEIAGSSFSDMLGQAINKVSDTQQASTQLANAFEIGKSGVDLTDVMIASQKASVSFQALTQVRNKLVQAYQDIMQMPV; from the coding sequence ATGAGCCAAGGTATTGAATTTAATCGGTTGATGATGGACATGCAGGCCATGAAAGTGGATGCCATGTCTGCGCGTAAATCGACTGCCGCTGTCCCTGAAATTGCCGGCAGCAGCTTTTCCGACATGCTCGGTCAGGCGATCAATAAAGTCAGCGATACCCAGCAGGCGTCGACTCAACTGGCCAATGCGTTCGAGATCGGCAAGAGCGGTGTCGACCTGACCGACGTGATGATCGCATCGCAAAAAGCCAGCGTGTCGTTCCAGGCTCTGACCCAGGTGCGCAACAAGCTGGTCCAGGCTTACCAAGACATCATGCAGATGCCGGTTTAA
- a CDS encoding sigma-54-dependent transcriptional regulator, protein MGIKVLLVEDDRSLREALADTLLLAGHDYHAVGSAEEALTAVAQQAFSLVVSDVNMPGMDGHQLLALLRARQPQLPVLLMTAHGAVERAVDAMRQGAADYLVKPFEPKALLDLVARHALGSIDAGEAEGPVAVEPASAQLLELAARVARSDSTVLISGESGTGKEVLARYIHQQSRRASQPFIAINCAAIPDNMLEATLFGHEKGSFTGAIASQAGKFEQADGGTILLDEISEMPLGLQAKLLRVLQEREVERVGARKPISLDIRVVATTNRDLAGEVAAGRFREDLFYRLSVFPLAWRPLRERTADILPLAEKLLAKHVNKMKHAAAKLSPEAQACLTEYPWPGNVRELDNAIQRALILQQGGLIQPQDFCLTGAVTFASLPVAAPVIREVEIEADSTGALGDDLRRREFQMIIDTLRAERGRRKEAAEKLGISPRTLRYKLAQMRDAGMDVEGYLFAT, encoded by the coding sequence ATGGGCATCAAGGTGTTGCTGGTCGAGGATGACCGTTCGTTGCGCGAAGCGCTGGCCGATACGCTGTTGCTCGCCGGCCACGACTATCACGCCGTCGGCAGCGCCGAAGAAGCACTGACGGCCGTCGCGCAGCAAGCCTTCAGTCTGGTGGTCAGCGACGTCAACATGCCGGGCATGGACGGCCATCAATTGCTTGCCCTGCTGCGCGCGCGCCAACCGCAATTGCCGGTGCTGCTGATGACCGCCCACGGCGCAGTCGAGCGTGCGGTCGATGCCATGCGCCAGGGCGCGGCGGATTATCTGGTCAAGCCGTTCGAACCCAAAGCGTTGCTTGATCTGGTGGCCCGGCACGCGTTGGGCAGCATTGATGCTGGCGAAGCGGAGGGCCCCGTTGCTGTCGAGCCGGCCAGTGCGCAGTTGCTTGAACTGGCCGCACGAGTCGCGCGCAGTGATTCGACTGTCCTGATCTCCGGCGAGTCCGGCACCGGTAAAGAAGTATTGGCGCGCTACATTCACCAGCAATCGCGGCGGGCCAGTCAGCCATTTATTGCGATCAACTGTGCGGCGATTCCCGACAACATGCTTGAAGCGACACTGTTCGGGCATGAGAAAGGCTCGTTTACCGGCGCTATCGCCTCGCAGGCCGGCAAGTTCGAGCAAGCGGACGGTGGCACCATTCTGCTCGATGAAATTTCCGAAATGCCGCTGGGTCTGCAAGCCAAACTGTTGCGGGTCCTGCAGGAGCGCGAAGTCGAGCGCGTGGGCGCACGCAAGCCGATCAGTCTGGATATCCGCGTGGTCGCCACGACCAACCGTGATCTGGCTGGCGAAGTGGCAGCGGGGCGCTTCCGTGAAGACCTGTTTTACCGCTTGTCGGTTTTTCCTCTGGCCTGGCGTCCACTTCGCGAGCGCACTGCCGATATCCTGCCGCTGGCGGAAAAGTTGTTGGCCAAACACGTCAATAAAATGAAGCACGCTGCGGCGAAGCTTTCCCCCGAAGCACAAGCCTGCCTGACCGAGTACCCGTGGCCGGGCAACGTGCGTGAGCTGGATAACGCCATTCAGCGCGCGCTGATTCTGCAGCAGGGCGGCTTGATCCAGCCGCAGGATTTCTGCCTGACCGGTGCGGTGACATTTGCCTCGTTGCCGGTCGCGGCACCGGTGATTCGCGAGGTGGAAATCGAGGCGGATTCCACCGGAGCCCTGGGCGACGACCTGCGCCGCCGGGAGTTTCAGATGATCATCGACACCCTGCGCGCCGAGCGTGGCCGCCGCAAGGAAGCTGCCGAAAAGCTCGGCATCAGCCCCCGCACCCTGCGCTACAAACTGGCGCAAATGCGCGACGCCGGGATGGACGTCGAAGGCTATCTGTTCGCCACCTGA